A single genomic interval of Lathyrus oleraceus cultivar Zhongwan6 chromosome 7, CAAS_Psat_ZW6_1.0, whole genome shotgun sequence harbors:
- the LOC127103853 gene encoding proline-rich receptor-like protein kinase PERK12: MREPSERKSKKKTLKLGEPSTRTHVPLDSSASSKSHLPETPLSSILKQISSSLPQPSFTYTPSKPTISIPTPSEPTISIPTPSEPHNSETNPSSPPLQKFDLTTTTLPISEALLLNEPISPPSSTPSSPPYYDLSSDVDQTDIHDPSSPTLAQLQVTTTSEHTMSIPDTSEPTPSLSTPPLAPSLTIATSEPTTEPYENTPIPSDPINPSSELEPTFLTLEESFALFLECSVVKLSTLSE, from the coding sequence ATGAGAGAGCCCTCTGAGAGGAAGTCGAAGAAGAAAACTCTGAAGCTGGGAGAACCTTCAACCAGAACGCATGTGCCTCTAGACTCTTCTGCCTCTAGTAAGTCTCATCTCCCTGAAACTCCTTTATCTTCTATTTTAAAGCAAATATCTTCCTCTCTACCTCAACCATCTTTTACCTATACTCCTTCTAAACCCACTATCTCTATCCCAACTCCCTCCGAACCTACTATCTCTATCCCAACTCCCTCTGAACCTCACAACTCTGAAACAAACCCTTCCTCACCCCCTTTACAAAAATTCGACCTCACTACCACAACACTTCCTATATCTGAAGCCTTACTTCTAAATGAACCCATTTCACCTCCCTCTTCAACTCCCTCATCTCCACCATACTATGACCTTTCCTCTGACGTTGATCAGACAGATATTCATGACCCTTCATCTCCAACCCTGGCTCAACTCCAAGTCACAACAACCTCTGAACATACCATGTCCATCCCAGACACCTCTGAACCCACACCATCTCTATCAACACCTCCTTTAGCACCTTCATTAACCATAGCAACTTCTGAACCTACCACCGAACCTTATGAAAACACTCCAATTCCCTCTGACCCTATTAATCCATCATCTGAACTTGAACCAACCTTCTTAACCCTGGAAGAGTCATTTGCTTTATTTTTAGAATGTTCAGTTGTGAAGCTCAGCACACTGTCTGAATAA